The sequence TCATAGCAGTTCCAGATTCAGGGAGAGCCGCAGCAATAGGCTATTCCATGGAAAGTGGAATCCCATATGAAGAAGGCTTAATAAAGAACAGATACATCGGTAGGACATTTATAATGCCAACTCAATTTGAGAGGGATTTTAAAGTTAGGCTTAAGCTCTCCCCAGTTAAGGAAGTCATCAAAGATAAGAGCATAGTTTTAATTGATGACTCAATTGTAAGGGGTACCACAATGAAGAGAATAATTGCGATGCTGAAGAGAGCTGGAGCAAAAGAAGTTCACGTTAGAATAGCATCGCCGCCGATACGGTATCCCTGCTACATGGGGATTGACATCCCAACACGACACGAGCTTATTGCCTCTTGGAAGAGCATTGAGGAGATAGGAAAAGAGATTGGAGCAGATTCTTTAAGGTATTTGAGCATTGAAGGATTAATAAAAGCAGTTGGACTGGATGATTTATGCTTGGCTTGCTTAAATGGGATTTATCCAGAATGGGCTTTTGAATTTTAAGCTATAATTCTTAACCAATAAAGCTTTAAGAAGGAACTCCGAACATTTGTTCGGGGAGAATTGTGAAAATAGGAATAGTCGGGAATGGAATAGCAGGATTAACAGCAGCTATATCACTTGCGAAAAAGGGATTTGATGTTTACATGATTGGAAAAAGCATAACAAAGACAAACTCTTATTTAGCTCAAGCTGGAGTGGCATTTCCAGTCTTAAAAGGGGATTCTATAAAAGCTCACGTTTTCGATACAATAAGAGCAGGTAGATATTTAAACGACGAGGAAATTGTTTGGAGTGTTATTTCAAAGTCAAGCGAAGCTTACGATTTTTTGCTCTCACTTGGATTGAAATTTGAAAGGAATGAAGTTGAAGGAGGACATAGCTTCCCAAGAGTTTTCACTATTAAAAATGAGACTGGAAAACATATGACAAAGATCCTTTACACAAGAGCTAAAGAGTTAGGCGTTCACTTTATCAAAGGACTTGCAGAATCATTAGCCATTGAAAATAGAAAGTGTTATGGGGTGTTTCTTGACGGTGAGCTCTTAAGATTCGATGCAACAGTTTTAGCAACTGGTGGCTACACTGCCTTGTTCAAATACACAGCTGGTTCCCCGCTTAATCTCGGTACGTTAATTGGAGACGCAGTTATGAAGGGGGCTTTAGCAAGGGATTTAGAATTTGTTCAGTTTCATCCTACTGGATTCATTGGAAAAAATGGAGTAAAGCTCATAAGCGAAGCAGTAAGAGGAGCTGGAGCTAAGTTGGTCAATTCAGACGGAGAAAGGTTTGTCAATGAGCTTGAACCGAGAGACATCGTTGCAAGAGCAATTTATATGCAAATGCAGGAAAGAAAAGAGGTTTATTTAGATGCTACCCATATAGAAGACTTCAAATTAAGATTTCCTCAGATATATGCATTTCTCAAGCAAGAGGGCATAAATCCCGAAAAAGACTTGATACCAGTCTCTCCGATAGCTCACTATTCAATTGGCGGCTTAAGTGTTGACGCCTACTACAGAACAAACATAAAAAGCTTGTATGCTATCGGAGAAGCAGCTGACAATGGTTTTCATGGTGCAAACAGATTGGCAAGCAATTCGCTCTTAGAGTGCATTGTGAGTGGTCTTGAAGTTTCAAGAACCATTTTTAGGGAGAGACCAAAGCTTAGAGAAAATATAGAGCCAGCAAATACTAGTCAAGAAGCGGGAGATATAGAGCAGATTAAAGAGATACTTTGGAAGCATGCGGGAATTGTGAGAAGTAGAGAAGGACTCAAAGAGGGAATTAGAAAGCTTGAAAATATTGAAGCAGATAAGAGAATCAAATGCCTCGCAAAGGGCGTTTTAGAGAGTGCTCTCTGGAGAGAGGAGAGCAGAGGCGCGCATTATAGGATAGATTTTCCGTTCATGAGAAAGGAATTTGAAAGACCAAGTTTTTGGAGGTGTTAATATGGATTTAGTGAAAGAAATTATTAAGCTTAAGGAAGAAAAGAACGCGATAATCCTAGCTCATAACTATCAGCTACCTGAGATTCAGGATATAGCCGACTTCATTGGGGACAGCCTCGAATTGGCAAGAAAAGCTGTAAATGTTGATGCAGACATTATTCTCTTTGCAGGGGTTGATTTCATGGCTGAAACTGCTAAAATATTAAATCCTGACAAAAAAGTTCTTCTCCCTACTAAAAGGGCCACATGTGCAATGGCAAACATGCTTAAGGTCGAGCACATTCTTGAGGCCAAAAAGAAGTACCCAGATGCTCCTGTTGTTCTCTATGTG comes from Thermococcus sp. M39 and encodes:
- a CDS encoding L-aspartate oxidase — encoded protein: MVKIGIVGNGIAGLTAAISLAKKGFDVYMIGKSITKTNSYLAQAGVAFPVLKGDSIKAHVFDTIRAGRYLNDEEIVWSVISKSSEAYDFLLSLGLKFERNEVEGGHSFPRVFTIKNETGKHMTKILYTRAKELGVHFIKGLAESLAIENRKCYGVFLDGELLRFDATVLATGGYTALFKYTAGSPLNLGTLIGDAVMKGALARDLEFVQFHPTGFIGKNGVKLISEAVRGAGAKLVNSDGERFVNELEPRDIVARAIYMQMQERKEVYLDATHIEDFKLRFPQIYAFLKQEGINPEKDLIPVSPIAHYSIGGLSVDAYYRTNIKSLYAIGEAADNGFHGANRLASNSLLECIVSGLEVSRTIFRERPKLRENIEPANTSQEAGDIEQIKEILWKHAGIVRSREGLKEGIRKLENIEADKRIKCLAKGVLESALWREESRGAHYRIDFPFMRKEFERPSFWRC